One window of the Cryptomeria japonica chromosome 7, Sugi_1.0, whole genome shotgun sequence genome contains the following:
- the LOC131071907 gene encoding uncharacterized protein LOC131071907, whose protein sequence is MQRQNSKTKRQDSNKSRSSDPVRKELLITSGQNCSKSRSSDPVLEEIIITSGQNNSSDPGTDHLHSAIHSAQGPEANDHYVQYIRGFTDLASAFNWGVVALTLGSYGMLLSTPVFWVCWSILVTEAVIFYSIRPYWNWIENSCRITDQSQDGKKLHRPSDHAKAGVVFIKVGMSIALVTLLLYNQNITQRQTKILLFAALSIIIFEGFTHIFMIKEELGSLMGVQMPSNVSEDHKWKAAKFLRMSSNISEDRKWNAANFLTPSVINAMIGATGAIVLGGNLGSLMPEKPYWIFASIFVVDLLAEAIHRFDCGKRSLLDIPDQHLGNIHYVAIILRLVVEGCLCYWMTKEICQDSYFPSNVDINACDGQCQDRSRQLLITMVALGGIQAAGTCIIPICSFILGPHYLPFMLFFAIVLTSSVLGHLLWLLTTKLFCALKYLMKINCTDG, encoded by the exons ATGCAGAGGCAAAATAGCAAAACAAAGAGGCAAGACAGCAATAAATCTCGTTCGAGTGATCCTGTCCGTAAGGAGCTACTTATAACAAGCGGGCAAAACTGCAGTAAATCTCGTTCAAGTGATCCTGTTCTTGAGGAGATAATTATAACAAGTGGGCAGAACAACTCGAGTGATCCTGGAACAG ACCACTTGCATTCAGCTATTCACTCAGCTCAGGGTCCAGAGGCAAATGATCATTATGTCCAATACATCCGGGGATTTACTGATTTGGCTTCTGCATTTAACTGGGGTGTCGTGGCGCTTACCCTTGGAAGCTATGGAATGTTGCTATCTACTCCTGTATTTTGGGTGTGCTGGAGTATCCTTGTCACAGAGGCTGTCATTTTCTACTCCATACGACCTTACTGGAACTGGATTGAAAATTCTTGCCGAATAACAGATCAATCACAGGACGGTAAAAAGCTTCATCGACCCTCTGATCATGCCAAAGCAGGAGTCGTTTTTATAAAGGTAGGCATGAGCATTGCCCTCGTTACCCTGCTTTTATATAACCAGAACATCACACAAAGGCAAACCAAAATACTCTTGTTTGCTGCGCTCTCAATTATTATATTCGAAGGATTTACGCACATTTTTATGATAAAAGAGGAACTGGGCAGTTTAATGGGGGTCCAGATGCCAAGCAATGTTAGTGAGGATCAtaagtggaaagctgcaaaattcTTAAGGATGTCAAGCAATATCAGTGAGGATCGTAAGTGGAATGCTGCAAATTTCTTAACTCCGTCTGTGATAAATGCAATGATTGGTGCAACAGGGGCAATTGTCCTGGGAGGAAACTTGGGCAGTCTAATGCCCGAGAAACCCTACTGGATTTTCGCTTCTATATTTGTAGTGGATCTCCTGGCAGAGGCCATTCATAGATTTGATTGTGGAAAGCGCTCTCTGTTAGATATCCCAGATCAGCATTTGGGAAATATACACTATGTGGCTATCATATTGCGACTGGTTGTTGAAGGGTGTTTGTGTTACTGGATGACGAAAGAGATCTGTCAAGATTCATATTTTCCTTCAAATGTGGACATTAATGCCTGTGACGGGCAGTGCCAAGACAGAAGCAGGCAACTGCTGATCACGATGGTAGCTTTGGGAGGCATCCAAGCGGCAGGGACTTGCATCATTCCCATATGTTCTTTTATTCTTGGTCCCCATTATCTCCCCTTCATGCTTTTCTTTGCTATTGTTTTAACTTCTTCGGTTCTTGGTCATCTGCTCTGGCTTCTTACAACTAAATTGTTTTGCGCCTTGAAATATCTGATGAAGATAAATTGTACGGATGGGTGA